In Euphorbia lathyris chromosome 10, ddEupLath1.1, whole genome shotgun sequence, a single genomic region encodes these proteins:
- the LOC136208276 gene encoding uncharacterized protein — MRRTEDLSLIRVRNLKNVMYQLEDYEFLRLKKMIVAECDELEFLVDKRAARSHYASPLSEGPGRGPTTRVYWGQAFPCQFNWQEAAPKTRTRDLWSHGNNVLPLRQGSPSEFLVDTPGNWILATSFWELKILHLSMLPNLKQIWHGKRPIFLQLDNLKEINISFCHKLTYVFPMSMAKGLKHLQSIEILECREMEGIFYKNKVDDKTDDNAIDWNCIRNLHLHSLPNLIGFMVQKDTTDQCGVHDDQFSNEDVATNQPFTNDENCISTAPSSISQGEIMQTNVSNKQVSLINEDVIGHTEMHCAFSSRLMKKRLEGLEKLKIAFCDALKVIFSFNENHLGTSGVLKSLKELELFGLRNLMHIWFQIPPNITGFQNLQLLVLFECYNSYLFSPQVAKLLVQLKKIQITRREKMEEIVLQESDKEVEATMDEIVFPQLKALELQYMPNLRIFYGGTYAIKLPLLESLKLNQCNKMESFSYGSLSTPMLERAQINGSSYSLVANLNATIKRLKTDKL, encoded by the exons cggcccggtcgcattacgcgtccccgctgagcgagggtccggggaggggtcccaccacaagggtgtattgggggcaagccttcccttgccaatttaattggcaagaggccgctcctaagactcgaacccgtgacctctggtcacacggcaacaacgttttaccgttgcgccaaggctcgccctcagaATTCTTAGTTGATACACCAGGAAATTGGATCTTAGCTACTTCATTTTGGGAGTTGAAGATTCTTCATCTATCAATGTTGCCTAATCTGAAGCAAATATGGCATGGAAAAAGACCAATTTTTCTACAGTTGGATAACTTGAAAGAGATAAACATAAGTTTCTGTCATAAACTGACATATGTCTTTCCGATGTCGATGGCTAAAGGGCTGAAACATCTCCAAAGCATTGAGATACTCGAGTGTCGTGAAATGGAGGGAATTTTCTACAAAAACAAAGTGGATGATAAAACTGATGATAATGCAATTGATTGGAACTGCATTAGAAATCTACATTTGCATTCACTTCCAAACCTGATAGGTTTTATGGTACAAAAAGATACTACTGATCAATGTGGAGTTCATGATGACCAGTTTAGCAATGAAGATGTGGCCACCAATCAGCCCTTTACAAATGATGAAAATTGCATCAGTACAGCACCAAGTTCAATAAGCCAAGGGGAAATTATGCAAACAAATGTTTCCAACAAACAG GTTTCACTTATCAACGAAGATGTAATTGGCCATACAGAGATGCATTGTGCATTTTCATCTAGATTGATGAAGAAAAGATTGGAAGGTTTGGAAAAACTCAAAATAGCATTTTGTGATGCACTAAAAGTTATATTTTCGTTCAACGAAAATCATCTTGGTACTTCCGGGGTGCTTAAATCTTTGAAAGAGTTGGAGTTGTTTGGTCTACGAAATCTAATGCATATATGGTTTCAGATTCCACCTAACATCACAGGCTTTCAGAATTTACAACTTCTAGTGTTATTTGAATGTTACAATTCCTATCTTTTTTCACCTCAAGTAGCCAAACTTTTGGTTCAACTGAAAAAAATACAGATTACCCGTCGCGAGAAGATGGAAGAAATTGTTCTACAGGAGAGTGATAAAGAAGTAGAAGCAACTATGGATGAGATTGTATTCCCTCAACTAAAGGCTTTGGAACTTCAATATATGCCTAATCTTAGAATTTTCTATGGCGGCACTTATGCTATTAAATTGCCTTTACTAGAATCTTTGAAGCTTAATCAATGCAACAAGATGGAGTCTTTCTCTTATGGGTCATTGAGTACACCAATGCTTGAGAGAGCACAAATAAATGGAAGCTCATATTCATTAGTAGCAAATCTCAATGCAACTATCAAGAG GTTGAAGACTGATAAACTCTAG
- the LOC136208277 gene encoding dehydrodolichyl diphosphate synthase 6-like produces MGVHGSGRLSELYQSLCSCIRICIFRVLSMGSIPDHIAFIMDGNRRYAKKNNFKEGAGHRAGFSSLISLLKCCYELGVKYVTVYAFSIDNFKRCPDEVKELMDLMLEKMEELLQEESVVHQYGIRVYFIGNLKLLSESVRIAAEKVMKATAHNTKCTLLICIAYTSRDEIVNAVRESCTSKQAEIQSSNFYKANSVCAEEVKEGKKRDCVTKHGLHESPKNDADVECGKNMNGVITTAVQRLYEESEKDSIIKAVDIEKHMYMSVAPEPDILIRSSGETRLSNFLLWQSSNCVLYSPNALWPEIGLWHLVWAVLNFQHNHPYLEKSRKQF; encoded by the coding sequence ATGGGAGTACATGGTAGCGGTAGATTGAGTGAGTTATATCAAAGTTTGTGTAGTTGTATAcgaatttgcatttttcgtgTTCTATCTATGGGGTCTATCCCTGATCATATTGCATTTATAATGGATGGAAATCGAAGGTATGCTAAGAAGAACAACTTCAAAGAAGGGGCAGGTCACAGGGCTGGATTTTCATCCCTCATATCCTTACTTAAATGTTGCTATGAATTAGGAGTTAAGTATGTAACTGTTTACGCATTTAGCATAGACAATTTTAAAAGATGTCCTGATGAGGTCAAAGAACTTATGGACCTCATGCTAGAAAAAATGGAAGAGTTGCTACAAGAAGAAAGCGTCGTGCACCAGTATGGAATCAGGGTGTATTTTATAGGTAATTTGAAACTTCTTAGTGAATCCGTGAGGATTGCAGCAGAAAAGGTTATGAAGGCTACTGCTCATAACACCAAGTGTACTCTTTTAATCTGCATAGCATATACTTCGCGCGATGAGATTGTCAATGCAGTTCGAGAATCATGTACAAGTAAACAGGCGGAAATTCAATCATCAAACTTCTATAAGGCTAATAGTGTCTGTGCTGAAGAGGTAAAGGAAGGCAAAAAGAGAGATTGTGTCACTAAACATGGTTTACACGAATCCCCAAAAAACGATGCAGATGTTGAATGTGGAAAGAACATGAATGGTGTGATTACAACTGCTGTTCAAAGATTATATGAAGAGAGTGAGAAGGATTCAATTATAAAGGCGGTAGATATCGAGAAGCACATGTACATGTCAGTAGCTCCTGAGCCAGACATTCTGATTAGAAGTTCTGGAGAGACTCGTCTAAGCAACTTCCTACTTTGGCAGTCTAGCAACTGCGTGCTATACTCCCCCAACGCATTGTGGCCTGAAATCGGTTTATGGCACTTAGTGTGGGCAGTGCTGAACTTCCAACATAACCATCCATACTTGGAAAAGAGTAGGAAGCAATTCTGA